The genomic segment CACTAGCTCAGTTGTGTGACACGGTTAAATTTGCAGGTCGAGTACTTCTCGTTCGACGAGCAGATATCGTGCTTCGAGACTGTCAAGAGGGCGATGATCGCCAAGATCGGCAAGGAGGCCGCCGAGAAGACTGTCAACGCGGCGATGTTCCAAATTGGACTCGGTTCGTCGTTTGCCTTCGTCTCACACTCTCACTCCGTGGAAAAAATACGAGCTTATGGATTAATCATGCGCATCGTAAATTAATTTGATCGTCTGAACTAGGGAGCAACGACTACATCAACAACTTCCTGCAGCCGTTCATGGCGGACGGCACCACGTACACGCACGACCAGTTCATCCGCCTCCTCGTTGCCACTCTAGACCGGCAGCTCAAGGCAAGAACGAACACACGATCACCAATTTATACGAGTGAATCAAGACTATCGGAATCCATCTGACAAAATGAGCACCGGTCGATGCTGGATGCAGAGGCTGTACGGGCTCGGCGCGCGGAAGTTGGCGTTCAACGGGCTGCCCCCGCTGGGCTGCATCCCGTCGCAGCGCGTCAAGTCGGCAACCGGGGAGTGCATCGCCCAGGTGAACAGCTACGCCGTGCAGTTCAACGCAGCCGCCAAGAAGCTGCTCGACGGCATGAACGCCAAGCTGCCCGGCGCGCAGATGGCGCTCGCCGACTGCTACTCCGTCGTCAAGGAGCTCATCGATCACCCAGAGAGAAACGGTATGGTAACATCGACGGCGCCGGCCAACCCTTTCCGGTGCGTCGTAGTCCGTGCCTGacctcctcttctgttcttctgcGCTGGTGTTTGTTGCAGGGTTCACGACGTCCGACACGTCGTGCTGCGGCGTGGACACGAAGGTCGGGGGCCTCTGCCTGCCAGACTCGACGCCCTGCCGCGACCGCAAGGCGTACGTGTTCTGGGACGCGTACCACACCTCCGACGCCGCCAACCGGGTCATCGCCGACCGCCTCTGGGCCGGCATGACGACCGCGAGCGCTCCAGCTCCGGCTCCTCGCGCCGGCGCGCCCGGGCCAGCCGCGGTGCCGGCGCCTTCCCCTTCTCGGGCTTAAAGACTTGAACCCACATTGATGTTGATCGATTCCGCGTGTTTACTTCGGACAGTGTTTCAGTTTAAGCTGTGAGATGTGGGTGACATATCGCAATTTTTACGATTTTTTTACATTATTTTATACGAGTTGTTGTTTCATAGCGAAGGACACGAAATGTGTACGAGAATCAATTACACGGGGCCTTTTTCCATATGTGGTTCATTTTGAGATTCGGTTCTACACGTGTCTATAAATACTGAACAtatttgctatttcacatctagatgtaaaATAGTTATCTCACATCCAATTTTAGAACCGTTGGATCTTGTCtcttaagggcatgtacaatggtgctatcttaggagtacCATGTAGGAtagatgatgaggtggaggagagagaactcataagaaaaggcttgtcttctcttatttaagagaagaaaagaggtgatctcttagcataatgggagtacctagaactcatctagatgagaaataatttggtctcattcactttgaaaacaagaacaaatacaaTCCACGTCAGTACACACGCATCTTATACAGTGGCGGAGTCAGGATTCGAGTATAGGGGGGCCGAGTATGTATATTGATCTAA from the Triticum aestivum cultivar Chinese Spring unplaced genomic scaffold, IWGSC CS RefSeq v2.1 scaffold312864, whole genome shotgun sequence genome contains:
- the LOC123177505 gene encoding GDSL esterase/lipase At5g37690, which gives rise to RVHVRRDRVACLKDVWTDAAAKFGIPPPPPFLSLSLADDDFLAGVNFASGGAGILNETGVYFVEYFSFDEQISCFETVKRAMIAKIGKEAAEKTVNAAMFQIGLGSNDYINNFLQPFMADGTTYTHDQFIRLLVATLDRQLKRLYGLGARKLAFNGLPPLGCIPSQRVKSATGECIAQVNSYAVQFNAAAKKLLDGMNAKLPGAQMALADCYSVVKELIDHPERNGFTTSDTSCCGVDTKVGGLCLPDSTPCRDRKAYVFWDAYHTSDAANRVIADRLWAGMTTASAPAPAPRAGAPGPAAVPAPSPSRA